The genomic region ATCTAAAACTGTTTTGTTCTCTAAATTGTTTTCGGAAATTGCTTTGACACAAAGTGCGGTAGTTTCGTGATGACCTGAACCAAATGCAAGTGCAGGATCAATTAAGATATTTGAAAAGCCTTCTTTGGGCTGATGCCAACTCGGATAAATGTAGAAATTTTGAATTTCTACGGGCTGGACACTCTGTTTAAAACTCTCGATCCAGTCTCTATTCTCTTTCTCTTCTACAGAAATTTCAACACCTATTTCAGTTTGAAAATGCTCGGAAATCTTTTTTTGAAATTGTTGGATTCCCCAAACAGTATCGTCGAATGGATCGGAACTCCGTAGAATAATCTTATCTTCAAATTCCTCTAAACCAATTTCCGAAATTTGAAGAATGAAATCAAGAAATAGGTCGTAGTGCGAGAGAGGAGTAACTACAAGTTCGTAGTATTTTCTCTCACTCACCTACTAACCCATAACAGCAGAGAGTTTTTCTTTAAGAACTTGAGGAGTAAATGGTTTAACAATATAGTTATTTACACCAGCTTTTAATGCAGTAATAACTTCCGCTTTACCACCTTCTGTTGTAACCATAATAATAGGAAGATCATTGAATTCGCCAGAGGCTCTTACTTTTTTAACAAGCTCAAGACCGTTCATTTCAGGCATGTTCCAGTCAGTAATAAGCATTCCTAAGTCTTTGTTTTCTTCCATGTGAGCCCAAGCCTCAACACCGTGTTCTGCTTCAAGTATGTCTTTGTAGTTTAATCTGCCAAGAGTATTTTTAATAATTCTTCGCATAGTAGAACTATCATCTACAACTAAAATTTTCAAGAAAGCTCCCTTTAAAAGTAGATATTGTAATAAGTTAGGAGATTATATCACAAAATAATCACCCTAACTATTTCACCCGCCTTTTTATCTCCACAAGTTTCGTTAGAAAATAATAAAGCTGGTGAATCTAGCATGTTTCTTAAAATAGCACTTGTGCCAATTTTTTTATTTTTAAAACCAATAGAAATACTACCATCTTTAAAATAAAGATTACAAGCAGTAATTTCAGTCTTTTTAGATCGTTTGTAAAAATCTTCTCTTAAAACAGCACCTGTAAAAGTATTTTGAAATTCTAACCCTAATCGGTTTCTAATTAGTGGCAAAAGATACAAAATTGCTGTAATTGTAGAAGAGTAAGCAAAACCTGGAAGAGAGAGAAGAACTTTTTCACCTTTTTTAGCAACAAGAATATGCTGACCAGGTTTAATTTTTACACCATGGAAAAGAATTTCAAAACCCAGTTTCTTAACAACATCTCGCACAAAATCGTAATCACCAACACTTACACCGCCTGTTGTAACGATGAGGTCAGAAGATTTCATTGCATTTTGAAAAGTTTCTAACATCTCACTTTTACTATCACCAACACTACCAAGCTGAATTGCTTCACCTCCATTTTTAGAAACTAAGCTTTCTAAAGTGTAATTATTAGAACTACGAATTTGAGATTCTCGAGTTTTCTCTTCACCGAGAAGTAGCACCTCATCGCCAGTTGTAAAAATTGAGACTTTAGGTTTCACGGCGACTTTTGGGGAAACAATGTTTAATTCCGCCATGATTCCAATTTCAAAAGGAGAAATTTTTGTCCCTTTCTCAATAATAATTTCATCTCTTTTCCAAACTTCACCAACTGGTCGGACTCCATTTCCAATAGAAACTTTTTGACGAATATAAAGCCTATTTTCAAGAACTTCAACATTCTCAATTGGCACAAGTGTATCGCTCCCAAAAGGCATTGGAGAACCTGTAAAAGTTTTTATTGCTATTCCTTTTACTAAAGTTGGAATTTGAGAAGCACCTGCTGGATTATCATTTTCAGTGATTTCAATAAATTCAGATTGTTGATCCAAAATTTGAATTGCGAAACCGTCAAGTGCTGAAGTTTGATGTTTTGGAGAATTCTCTTTTGCAATAATATCTTCAGCAAGAATTCGGTCAAGTGAGTTTTGGAGAGGGACTCTCTCCGATACAACTCTATCAACTTTTAGAGTTTCTAAAAGCTCGATGGATTTTTCCCAAGAAATAAACTTTCTCAAAATTACTCGTCTCCCGTTTTAAATTCGTTTAATTTGTGATCCAATTCTGAAGAGAGTTTTTCAAGAAGAATAAAAAGTTTTTGAATATCTTCAATATCAAACATATTTTGTTGAGACAAAGAATTTACTTTTAAGATGGAATCAGTTAGTTCTGAAATTGTTTTTGCGGATCGTTTTGCATCTTCCATATTGCTTGTTGAAGCATTTAATGTTTGATTCATCAATTCGATACTTTTTTGAGTAGATTCCTCGACATTTTCAGAAACACCTTTTATTTTTGTAATAAATTGATGTTTTCGGTTCATTTTTTCAGCAACATCTTGAACACTTTCAACAACAGCATTGATTGTTTTATCGATTGTTCCGAGAGATTCCTGTGTCTGTTCAGCTAATTCACGAATCTCCTCAGCAACAATTGCAAAGCCTTTTCCATGCTGTCCAGCTCTAGCAGCTTCAATAGCAGCATTTAATGCAAGAAGATTTGTCTGTTCAGCAATTTCATCAATTTTTGTAATTACTTCTTGAACATTTTGAGTCTTCTTACTTGTAGCTGTCAAATCTTCCGCCATTTGTAAATCTCGAACGGAATCACTTCTTACCTCTTTTATAAGTTCGTCAATTGCATTTTGAGAAACGATGAGGTCTTCATATGCTTGTGAAATTTTGTCTTTTGTAGTCTCAGAGTCTGTAAGAGACATTCCTAAAGTAGCTTTTACAATACCCATTTTGTTTGCAATATCAACAATTGTTCCGCTTGTGGTTGATATTGCTCTCTGAATTTGATCAAGATTTGTATTTAAATTTTCTCGATTTCCAACTGTTTCTCGGCTTGTATTTTTTGCATCTTGAATAGTAGATTGAACAAGTTCAATAAATGTATTTAAACTACTTTGGGCTTTTCCAAGCTCATCTTGTGTAGTAATTTCTAATCTTGTATCAAGTTCTTTAAAGTGTGTAGAAGCTCTCTCAAATTCAGAAACTGCTTTTGTCATCGAACGGAAAATCAAGTAAGAAATAAGTAGAGAAAGAACAAGAAGACCAATAAAAATTCCATTTAAAATAGCAAAACCAACTTTAATTTCTGTGCTAATTTTAAAAGTGTAATCTAAAATGTTTTTAATAATATAGTTTTCTAACTCTTTGTAAGCATTAATTTCAGAGGAAACAACTTTTTCCCAATGTTCCTGTTTTATATTCATTCCACCAAAAAGTTCTGTTTGTTGAATTGCCTTTTTCATATTCTCAATTGCAGTAAATTGATCTTTTTCCAAAACAAGCTTTCTGAATTTTTTAGAAATTTTGGAAGGTGCATCAACTGTAAAATTATGAACAACTTTTTCTAATTCTGCATCAAGTTGTAAAAGCGATCCATGGGCGATAATAGAAATCTTATTCTCTTTAAAAGCACTTAAAACAATACTTTGTTCTCTTGAAAGCAACTCTTTTATCTCTAAAATTTCATAGTAGCTTAAGAGTGTTCGGAAACTATTACTATTTAAATTTGATGAGAAAATTGCATAGTGAATTATGTCAAGAGCTTCGTGTGCAAAAGAGTTGTAGAATTTATTGATTTTGTCAGTCCCAATTTGAAAAGACAAAATATCTTTTCTAACCTCATCAAGTTTTTCCAGTTGTTCATTAAAATGATATAGTTCTTTTGACACATCTTTAGAAAAAGCTCTTTTTGAGATTGAAGAGAGTTCTGAAATCGCTTTGTCAAGTTTTAGATGTTCGCCTTTCAAAAAATCTTTTAAAAGCTCGTTTCGTGAATTGTAAAAATCTCCCGAAACATATCTTTCACTCTGAATAGCATTTAAAACATTTCCTAATTTAAAGCTAAGAATAATTAAATTTGTTCTTTTTCTTGATAAATCTTTTTCGATAAATTTTTCGACTTCAGTAATTTTATCCATTATGTAACTTGATTGAGTATCCCAATCTCTAGGATTTACATTAAATCCACCGATAGAGTTGTTTCTAATAATTGTGTCTTCAAGTCTTTTTACATTTGACAAAAGCTTGTTGTTTAACAAAAGCTTTTTTTGTAATTTTGTTTGGCTATCTGCAAACATGTTGAAACTTTTTATAAAACTATCATGCTCAACAATGAATTTTCCAAAATTTTCTCTATCTTCATTTGAGAATTGATTTTTTGAAAAAAGAATAGAACCAACTGTTTTTTGTAGCGAAAGAGTCTCTTTTGCATTTAAAAAACTAGCATATGCTGAAAACATCTTTATTGTTTTCGGATCATTTGCTATAAATGAGAATGAACCAATTGCTCTTAAAAAAGAGTTTATTATTTTTGTGTAGTGATTTCTAGCTTCAACAACACTAAATTTTAAGCCACTAATCTGTAATCGTTCATCTACTAACTTACTTATTTCAATAACAGTATTGTCAATACTCTTTTTAACATTTGCGGGATAATTATTTCTGTTTAGAGATGACAGTGTACTCTTGAACTTATTTATAGTTTCATTGCTACTATTTCTCTGTTTTCTCAACTCTTCTCGAAAAGCATTCCCATTCTGATAAAGAAAAGATGTTGTATAAGCTCTCTCTCTCTCCAAACTAGAAATAACTTCAGCCATAGTGGAAGATAATTTTGCAATATCATTGAGATTATCCATCTCATCAACAACAGCTTTTTTCTCAAAGCTTGTAAAAGCTAAAAGAACAGCCAAACCAATAGTCGGCAAAAGAAAAATTGCCAATAACTTTGTTCGTATGCTTAATTTTCCCAACATAGAACATATTCCTTTTTTTGTAAATTTTATTTTTAAGATACTCTCTTAAAAAACTAGAATTTGTATGTTATCTTATTGAAATTTAAATTTTTTGGAATTGTAAAGAAATCCAATTTAAATCAAAAAGTTCTGTTAAAATCAAACAAAAAAAAGGAAAAAATGTTGGAAAATATAGACTTTATTGCACTTATTACAATTGCATTTATTGGAAGTATTGGACATTGTAGTGGAATGTGTGGTGGTTTTGTAATTGCTTACACTTCGGTAAAAATTTCTCCGCAGTGGCAAAAAGCTTATCAAGGTCTAGCACACATTTTATATTCGCTTGGTAGAGTAACTTCCTACACAATTCTCGGGGCAATTTTCGGTTTTCTTGGTAGTGTTGTAACAATTTCAATGACAGCAAAAGGAATTCTTTTTATTATC from Thiovulum sp. ES harbors:
- a CDS encoding Methyl-accepting chemotaxis protein with nitrate/nitrite sensing domain Mcp4 (PFAM: HAMP domain; Nitrate and nitrite sensing; Methyl-accepting chemotaxis protein (MCP) signaling domain) codes for the protein MLGKLSIRTKLLAIFLLPTIGLAVLLAFTSFEKKAVVDEMDNLNDIAKLSSTMAEVISSLERERAYTTSFLYQNGNAFREELRKQRNSSNETINKFKSTLSSLNRNNYPANVKKSIDNTVIEISKLVDERLQISGLKFSVVEARNHYTKIINSFLRAIGSFSFIANDPKTIKMFSAYASFLNAKETLSLQKTVGSILFSKNQFSNEDRENFGKFIVEHDSFIKSFNMFADSQTKLQKKLLLNNKLLSNVKRLEDTIIRNNSIGGFNVNPRDWDTQSSYIMDKITEVEKFIEKDLSRKRTNLIILSFKLGNVLNAIQSERYVSGDFYNSRNELLKDFLKGEHLKLDKAISELSSISKRAFSKDVSKELYHFNEQLEKLDEVRKDILSFQIGTDKINKFYNSFAHEALDIIHYAIFSSNLNSNSFRTLLSYYEILEIKELLSREQSIVLSAFKENKISIIAHGSLLQLDAELEKVVHNFTVDAPSKISKKFRKLVLEKDQFTAIENMKKAIQQTELFGGMNIKQEHWEKVVSSEINAYKELENYIIKNILDYTFKISTEIKVGFAILNGIFIGLLVLSLLISYLIFRSMTKAVSEFERASTHFKELDTRLEITTQDELGKAQSSLNTFIELVQSTIQDAKNTSRETVGNRENLNTNLDQIQRAISTTSGTIVDIANKMGIVKATLGMSLTDSETTKDKISQAYEDLIVSQNAIDELIKEVRSDSVRDLQMAEDLTATSKKTQNVQEVITKIDEIAEQTNLLALNAAIEAARAGQHGKGFAIVAEEIRELAEQTQESLGTIDKTINAVVESVQDVAEKMNRKHQFITKIKGVSENVEESTQKSIELMNQTLNASTSNMEDAKRSAKTISELTDSILKVNSLSQQNMFDIEDIQKLFILLEKLSSELDHKLNEFKTGDE
- a CDS encoding ribosomal protein L11 methyltransferase (PFAM: Ribosomal protein L11 methyltransferase (PrmA)~TIGRFAM: ribosomal protein L11 methyltransferase) encodes the protein MSERKYYELVVTPLSHYDLFLDFILQISEIGLEEFEDKIILRSSDPFDDTVWGIQQFQKKISEHFQTEIGVEISVEEKENRDWIESFKQSVQPVEIQNFYIYPSWHQPKEGFSNILIDPALAFGSGHHETTALCVKAISENNLENKTVLDVGTGSGILSIVSAKIGAIVDLCDVDEVAVESAKDNFAKNDLTFRNSWVGSAGNTENKYDFVIANIIPDIIIAISNDLKNRVAENGKLLLSGILHNRVDFVLQNFKEFKLVKREDKNEWVSLLLERL
- a CDS encoding Response regulator containing a CheY-like receiver domain and a GGDEF domain CheY (PFAM: Response regulator receiver domain), with translation MKILVVDDSSTMRRIIKNTLGRLNYKDILEAEHGVEAWAHMEENKDLGMLITDWNMPEMNGLELVKKVRASGEFNDLPIIMVTTEGGKAEVITALKAGVNNYIVKPFTPQVLKEKLSAVMG
- a CDS encoding molybdopterin biosynthesis enzyme (PFAM: Probable molybdopterin binding domain; MoeA N-terminal region (domain I and II)~TIGRFAM: molybdenum cofactor synthesis domain); this encodes MRKFISWEKSIELLETLKVDRVVSERVPLQNSLDRILAEDIIAKENSPKHQTSALDGFAIQILDQQSEFIEITENDNPAGASQIPTLVKGIAIKTFTGSPMPFGSDTLVPIENVEVLENRLYIRQKVSIGNGVRPVGEVWKRDEIIIEKGTKISPFEIGIMAELNIVSPKVAVKPKVSIFTTGDEVLLLGEEKTRESQIRSSNNYTLESLVSKNGGEAIQLGSVGDSKSEMLETFQNAMKSSDLIVTTGGVSVGDYDFVRDVVKKLGFEILFHGVKIKPGQHILVAKKGEKVLLSLPGFAYSSTITAILYLLPLIRNRLGLEFQNTFTGAVLREDFYKRSKKTEITACNLYFKDGSISIGFKNKKIGTSAILRNMLDSPALLFSNETCGDKKAGEIVRVIIL